The following proteins come from a genomic window of Dysidea avara chromosome 12, odDysAvar1.4, whole genome shotgun sequence:
- the LOC136240128 gene encoding uncharacterized protein — translation MAPIFAAFDRDTYERIIPSHLADLKQYPASILKYLEAGGFTVSITGKRYHSVALDEAHEMLINKDMKTAVVHPTHSYLQKTSLFLNCRIKAFKNLIEVLFPERSEIILCNTIKDDSPSTQHTEENIQKMCSEIDTSKLFNVQDENRGLLNVFSGQVATPEQTIDMLSFREIGQQAFKQYINTRIIRQSHLNVPLRRQKLLTMSSIRTKRKRLSPQEREDKQTIKCLRHHLQWCAENGSCDLGEEQYSVLPRALADENGCPHKSNKSNWTDKLQHRYEELNVVVSSLVWVPQAVIIDAMFMINTRPLRRTTTVSEYGKLLFDQYVLEYFRLGTSEVHLVFDNPSNQIFNPKQFEQMKRHSSKKSYKHEHYLFNVESSIPQGRWSEFLDCPTCKRAIVDALGLYLLRSGQFLLWDEQRMIIAGCFSPDSTWLITASELPERASSYSSNALEADNRIWRHATQTAAMRVIIYSPDTDVYQIGLSVPDNKEYIVQFNVHHATVKKYLILKHLQRALCTDPDLYTLPREDLMLIMQCLYICSGCDYISYIKSFGKATILNIFLQYANFISGSHYIGNLSQTNPSDQDTGFLSFIRLIGSCYFKKHINGFNSNYGHSTPVQLYNSIDSSLPLQERHQCWLQKIRKTVSNRILNEEERVPTYTSLWRHWLRSCWVHQMWQRSIHSDMYNSLLPPEHSGWTKDGETYGIDWEDTDVMSKIRGTINFLTKGCSCKKGCATNNCGCRKKSNHCGPGCECRGCTNLPSTDSTLNCQQNISQDTTDEDDSSDDSGDITDSESSSEECEDIETEVITDILFESSSIL, via the exons ATGGCTCCTATCTTCGCTGCATTTGACCGGGACACTTATGAAAGGATCATTCCAAGTCACTTGGCTGATCTTAAACAGTATCCAGCTAGTATTCTCAAGTATTTGGAAGCAGGAGGCTTCACTGTAAGCATTACAGGGAAAAGGTACCACTCCGTGGCATTAGATGAAGCGCACGAAATGTTAATTAATAAAGACATGAAAACTGCTGTAGTGCACCCAACACATTCATATCTACAGAAAACTTCTCTATTTTTAAACTGTCGTATCAAAGCCTTCAAGAATCTAATTGAAGTGTTGTTTCCTGAGAGATCTGAAATCATTCTATGTAACACAATTAAAGATGACTCACCATCAACTCAACACACTGAAGAAAACATTCAAAAAATGTGCTCTGAAATTGACACCAGCAAGCTTTTTAATGTACAAGATGAAAACAGGGGGCTTCTGAATGTGTTTAGTGGTCAAGTAGCCACCCCCGAGCAAACTATAGATATGCTGTCTTTTCGAGAAATAGGACAACAGGCGTTTAAGCAGTATATAAATACTAGGATAATAAGGCAAAGTCACTTAAATGTTCCGCTTCGACGTCAGAAGTTGTTAACTATGTCCAGTATAAGAACAAAAAGGAAGAGACTGTCACCACAAGAACGAGAAGATAAGCAGACTATAAAGTGCCTACGGCATCATTTACAATGGTGTGCTGAGAATGGAAGTTGTGATTTAGGAGAAGAACAGTACTCCGTACTACCACGAGCATTGGCAGATGAAAATGGGTGTCCCCACAAATCTAACAAAAGCAATTGGACAGATAAATTACAACATCGTTATGAAGAGCTAAACGTAGTAGTGAGTTCCTTAGTCTGGGTGCCACAAGCCGTTATCATCGATGCAATGTTTATGATAAACACAAGACCACTTAGGAGGACAACTACTGTTTCAGAATACGGCAAGCTTTTGTTTGATCAGTATGTGTTGGAGTACTTTAGACTAGGGACATCAGAAGTTCACCTAGTGTTTGATAACCCCTCAAACCAAATTTTTAATCCAAAACAATTTGAACAGATGAAACGACACAGCAGTAAGAAATCATACAAACATGAACATTACCTATTTAACGTTGAATCATCAATTCCTCAAGGAAGATGGAGTGAGTTTCTGGATTGTCCAACTTGTAAGAGAGCTATAGTAGATGCTCTTGGATTGTACTTGTTGAGGTCAGGGCAATTCTTACTTTGGGATGAACAACGCATGATCATTGCTGGGTGTTTTTCTCCTGATAGTACGTGGTTGATTACTGCCAGTGAGCTGCCAGAGAGAGCATCATCTTATAGCTCCAATGCCCTGGAGGCAGACAATAGGATCTGGCGTCATGCCACCCAGACAGCTGCGATGAGAGTCATCATATATTCACCTGACACTGATGTGTACCAAATAGGGTTGAGTGTACCTGACAATAAAGAATATATTGTTCAATTTAACGTTCATCATGCTACAGTTAAAAAGTATCTAATACTTAAACATCTTCAGAGAGCCCTTTGTACAGACCCAGACCTGTATACACTACCAAGGGAAGATCTCATGTTAATTATGCAGTGCTTGTACATTTGCAGTGGATGTGATTACATTTCATATATAAAATCATTTGGGAAGGCTACTATACTGAATATTTTTTTACAGTACGCCAATTTCATTTCTGGCAGCCACTACATTGGCAATCTATCCCAAACAAATCCTTCAGATCAGGATACTGGATTTTTATCATTTATACGACTAATAGGGAGTTGTTATTTTAAAAAGCACATAAATGGTTTTAATTCTAATTACGGACATTCCACACCTGTGCAATTGTATAATTCAATTGACAGTAGTCTACCATTGCAAGAGAGACATCAATGCTGGTTGCAGAAAATCAGAAAGACTGTGAGTAACAGAATACTAAATGAAGAGGAACGAGTCCCAACATATACTTCACTTTGGCGACATTGGCTTCGTTCATGTTGGGTACACCAGATGTGGCAGAGATCCATACACTCAGACATGTATAATTCTCTACTACCTCCAGAGCATAGTGGTTGGACTAAAGATGGTGAGACATATGGCATCGACTGGGAGGATACAGATGTGATGAGCAAG ATAAGAGGAACCATAAATTTCTTAACAAAAGGATGTAGTTGTAAGAAAGGGTGTGCAACCAACAACTGTGGCTGCAGGAAGAAGTCCAACCACTGTGGACCTGGTTGTGAATGTAGAGGCTGTACAAATTTACCATCAACAGATTCAACATTAAATTGTCAACAAAATATTAGTCAAGATACAACTGATGAAGATGACAGTTCAGATGATAGCGGTGACATAACAGACAGTGAATCTAGTTCTGAAGAATGTGAAGATATAGAAACTGAAGTGATCACAGATATTTTATTCGAGTCCTCAAGTATTTTATAG